DNA from Brassica oleracea var. oleracea cultivar TO1000 unplaced genomic scaffold, BOL UnpScaffold02473, whole genome shotgun sequence:
TTTTAAATGTAGAGTGCTCAGTATTTAAAATCtccattttattaaaatagtaatattttttttatttgtgagaTGATTAGTTATGATAAAAACTTTCAACGAGATGTTAAGAATCCAAATTTTTAAGAAATCCTGTAAGTTTCACACCTAAACAATTTGCTAGCGATCACATTGTCATTGGCCAATGCTGGCCACGCATCTCTAACGTTCGCACACGACAAAAACTTTAGCCTTATCGATAAGATTAGTTAAATTATCATTTTGGCTAGTTACACGTAACAGAGTTAATTCTCCCTTCTATATATTGCGTATGTTTAACATTCATTCATCAATGAAGAATCATTTCCCCTTAACTATTTTCTTATGTTATTATCTTTTCGTCTCTCTTTTATTCGGATCGAATTTATCTTCTCAATACTTTCCTCTATCGCTTTTTAAGCTTTGGAAAACATATACAAACTTGATATCTTCCCCTACAATGGCTGTACTTCTTCAAACGAAGTACACTCTAAGTCCCATCACAAACAACATCCCAAGAAGCCATCGTCCGTCGCTTCTCCGTGCACGTGTTACGTGCTCTCTTACCCCCGCCAAGAAGTCTCATCCTAACCGTGAGAAGCTCGTTCTTGAGAAACGCCTTGTGAACCCTCCTCCCTCCAACGACCCAACTCTACAATCTACACTGACCCACCGGTTATGGGTCGGAGCGGGTTGCACCACCGTGTTTGCCTCTTTTGCCAAGTCTATTATTGGAGGGTTTGGTTCTCATATCTTGCTCGAACCAGCTTTAGCCGGTTACGCAGGTTACATCTTAGCTGATCTTGGCTCTGGTCTATACCACTGGGCCATCGATAACTACGGTGATGAGTCAACGCCTCTAGTAGGAACCCAAATCGAAGCTGCACGAGGTCACCACAAATGGCCTTGGATAATCACCATACGTCAATTTGCAAATAATTCACACGCTCTGGCTCGTGGAATAACCTTTACGGTTCTTCCACTAGTTCTTGCATGTAATGACCCGGTGGTTCATGGCTTTGTGAGCATGTTTGCATTTTGCATATTGTTTTGCCAACAATGTCATGCTTGGGCTCATGAAAGAAAGAGTAAGCTTCCACCTCTTGTTGTGGCGTTTCAGGACATGGGGCTTCTCCTTTCACGAAGACAGCACGTGAATCATCACCGCCACC
Protein-coding regions in this window:
- the LOC106321690 gene encoding fatty acid desaturase 4-like 2, chloroplastic isoform X1; this translates as MKNHFPLTIFLCYYLFVSLLFGSNLSSQYFPLSLFKLWKTYTNLISSPTMAVLLQTKYTLSPITNNIPRSHRPSLLRARVTCSLTPAKKSHPNREKLVLEKRLVNPPPSNDPTLQSTLTHRLWVGAGCTTVFASFAKSIIGGFGSHILLEPALAGYAGYILADLGSGLYHWAIDNYGDESTPLVGTQIEAARGHHKWPWIITIRQFANNSHALARGITFTVLPLVLACNDPVVHGFVSMFAFCILFCQQCHAWAHERKSKLPPLVVAFQDMGLLLSRRQHVNHHRHHRTYMSYCIVSGVWNNVLDDNKIFEALEKVLYVQFGVKPRSWSHPNSE
- the LOC106321690 gene encoding fatty acid desaturase 4, chloroplastic-like isoform X2 — encoded protein: MKNHFPLTIFLCYYLFVSLLFGSNLSSQYFPLSLFKLWKTYTNLISSPTMAVLLQTKYTLSPITNNIPRSHRPSLLRARVTCSLTPAKKSHPNREKLVLEKRLVNPPPSNDPTLQSTLTHRLWVGAGCTTVFASFAKSIIGGFGSHILLEPALAGYAGYILADLGSGLYHWAIDNYGDESTPLVGTQIEAARGHHKWPWIITIRQFANNSHALARGITFTVLPLVLACNDPVVHGFDMGLLLSRRQHVNHHRHHRTYMSYCIVSGVWNNVLDDNKIFEALEKVLYVQFGVKPRSWSHPNSE